One Streptomyces sp. RPA4-2 genomic window carries:
- a CDS encoding extracellular solute-binding protein produces the protein MQRRRTGLVAVMSALGMTATLGGCGSSDGSADVTLELVAADYGDSKANSSQQYWDTLVKGYETAHPGVRVEVSVYPWTDVDRKVGERVAAGRAPDLAQIGAYADYAAKGELYSADQVLSIPVQADFASQLTEAGQMNRVQYGMPFAASTRLLFYNKKLFADAGLTPPQSWSELAADAAVLKTRGVKFPYALPLGPEEAQAETMQWLLSGGDSYTDDVGTYHLDSTQNVDTLTWLKNELVGKGLTGPVAPAKLNRADAFAAFARGEVGMLNGHPTLMKAAADKGVKFGMVPMPGVDGRAKATMGVADWMMAFKHNGHREQIGSFLDYVYSEKNVLAFSHEYDLLPVTTSASQAMSADTKDKDLVPFLDELPTSQLYPVGKTSWASVSADIKRDIGKAVAPDGSPSGVLGTLQRTATIRDSKD, from the coding sequence GTGCAGCGACGTAGGACAGGACTGGTCGCGGTGATGTCCGCACTGGGTATGACGGCGACCCTCGGGGGCTGCGGCAGCTCGGACGGGTCCGCGGACGTGACCCTCGAACTCGTGGCGGCCGACTACGGCGACTCCAAGGCCAACAGCTCCCAGCAGTACTGGGACACGCTGGTCAAGGGATACGAGACCGCGCACCCGGGTGTGCGTGTCGAGGTCAGCGTGTACCCCTGGACCGATGTCGACCGCAAGGTCGGCGAGCGGGTGGCGGCGGGCAGGGCGCCCGACCTGGCACAGATCGGCGCGTACGCCGACTACGCGGCCAAGGGCGAGCTCTACAGCGCCGATCAGGTGCTTTCCATCCCGGTCCAGGCCGACTTCGCCTCCCAGCTCACCGAGGCGGGGCAGATGAACCGGGTGCAGTACGGCATGCCCTTCGCCGCCTCCACGCGGCTGCTGTTCTACAACAAGAAGCTCTTCGCGGACGCCGGTCTCACCCCGCCGCAGAGCTGGAGCGAGCTCGCGGCCGACGCAGCGGTGCTCAAGACGCGGGGCGTGAAGTTCCCCTACGCCCTGCCGCTGGGCCCGGAGGAGGCGCAGGCGGAGACCATGCAGTGGCTGCTGAGCGGCGGCGACAGCTACACCGACGACGTCGGCACGTACCACCTCGACTCGACGCAGAACGTCGACACGCTCACCTGGCTCAAGAACGAACTGGTCGGTAAGGGGCTCACCGGACCCGTCGCACCTGCCAAGCTCAACCGCGCTGACGCTTTCGCGGCGTTCGCCCGGGGTGAGGTCGGAATGCTCAACGGGCACCCCACGCTGATGAAGGCGGCGGCCGACAAGGGCGTGAAGTTCGGCATGGTGCCGATGCCGGGCGTCGACGGCAGGGCCAAGGCGACGATGGGTGTCGCCGACTGGATGATGGCGTTCAAGCACAACGGCCACCGGGAGCAGATCGGCTCGTTCCTGGACTACGTCTACAGCGAGAAGAACGTGCTGGCCTTCTCCCACGAGTACGACCTGCTGCCGGTGACGACGTCCGCGTCCCAGGCGATGAGCGCCGACACGAAGGACAAGGATCTCGTCCCGTTCCTCGACGAGCTGCCCACCTCGCAGCTCTACCCGGTCGGCAAGACCTCCTGGGCGTCCGTCAGCGCGGACATCAAGCGGGACATCGGCAAGGCGGTCGCTCCCGACGGCAGCCCGTCCGGGGTCCTCGGCACGCTGCAGCGGACGGCGACCATCCGCGACAGCAAGGATTAG
- a CDS encoding DUF3263 domain-containing protein: MEELGARERAVLAMERRGFAGPGAKERAIREQLGLAPVRYYQLLNALLDDPRALAHDPVTVNRLRRIRAGRRDDR, translated from the coding sequence ATGGAGGAGCTCGGGGCGCGGGAGCGGGCGGTTCTCGCCATGGAGCGGCGGGGGTTCGCGGGGCCGGGGGCGAAGGAGCGGGCGATAAGGGAGCAGCTCGGGCTGGCGCCGGTGCGGTATTACCAGCTTCTCAACGCCCTGCTCGACGATCCGCGGGCGCTGGCGCATGATCCGGTCACGGTGAACCGGCTCCGCCGGATCCGAGCGGGCCGCCGCGACGACCGCTGA